A genomic region of Arachis hypogaea cultivar Tifrunner chromosome 5, arahy.Tifrunner.gnm2.J5K5, whole genome shotgun sequence contains the following coding sequences:
- the LOC112802249 gene encoding uncharacterized protein isoform X1, with protein MRLRCNLLQCCFTSSSSNGVIQIKGKIFPYLILAQATNNFNKRNCLGKIGLKNLYYGKLRDGCEIVIERVSSNDKRQIFQQFLNEILVSNILDHKNLVTFRGYAFHHEEFLVAHEYLSNGTLAAYLECEIQHNKCTLPLLTRMEIAIDIANALSYLHKNGIIHHNINSSNILLDKNMCAKVAGLHLSRKLPEDVSVNATSIVSISSDIAKNCVYIDPEYVSHGRVSTKNDVYSFGVVLCDLISSKLAKYWESRDGESIAVLLGRNIENQALDKVLDPRTGFQSDHKIMQVMTAMAELALNCMGFPQEQRPNMEQVLDILNGKRLERYKTIEAFRIFDFADLRKATMQFRPDRILGEGGFGSVFYGKLQDGLEVAIKRFHNMRENSLKQFMNEIEILRLLHHRNLVSLYGRSSDEHNELFLVYEYVPNGTVSRHIHGGKIEKLPWLTRLNIAIETATALAYLHDSGIIHRDVKGSNILLDENFSVKVADFGLSRSQPDYVTHVSTAPAGTNAYMDPEYFQTGRVSYRSDVYSFGVVLFELISSKPAFWRDVPHGEAVGLAKFAIIKLLNNTLKELVDPDIGYDSDKDVTEMVTAVAELAFQCIQCPKELRPSMKQVLETLEGIKKGTWGFNQIT; from the exons ATGAGGTTGAGGTGTAATCTTCTTCAGTGCTGCTTCACTAGCAGTTCTTCAAATGGTGTTATTCAGATAAAGGGGAAAATCTTCCCCTACTTGATACTTGCACAAGcaacaaataattttaataaacgTAATTGTCTTGGAAAGATAGGCTTGAAGAATCTATATTATG GCAAACTTAGAGATGGGTGTGAGATTGTAATTGAAAGAGTATCTTCCAATGACAAGAGGCAAATATTTCAGCAGTTCCTCAATGAAATTTTGGTTTCGAATATCCTGGATCACAAAAATCTCGTGACATTTCGCGGTTATGCCTTTCATCATGAGGAATTCCTGGTAGCACATGAATATCTCTCCAATGGCACTCTTGCTGCTTATCTTGAATGTGAAATCCAACATAATAAATGCACATTACCTTTGCTTACTCGAATGGAAATTGCCATCGATATTGCAAACGCATTGAGCTATCTTCACAAGAATGGCATCATCCACCATAACATAAACTCCAGCAATATTCTGCTAGATAAGAACATGTGTGCTAAAGTTGCTGGCTTGCACTTATCAAGGAAACTTCCAGAGGATGTTTCTGTCAATGCCACCAGCATTGTTTCAATTTCAAGTGATATAGCAAAAAATTGTGTTTACATTGACCCAGAGTATGTGTCTCATGGCAGAGTCAGCACCAAGAATGATGTTTATAGCTTCGGAGTAGTGTTGTGCGATTTGATATCATCCAAGCTTGCTAAGTATTGGGAAAGTCGTGACGGAGAAAGTATTGCTGTCCTTTTAGGCAGAAATATTGAAAATCAAGCTTTGGACAAGGTATTGGATCCAAGAACTGGCTTCCAATCAGACCATAAGATCATGCAGGTGATGACTGCAATGGCGGAGCTTGCACTTAATTGCATGGGATTTCCACAAGAACAAAGGCCAAATATGGAACAGGTGCTAGATATCCTCAATGGCAAGAGACTAGAGAGATATAAAACAATAGAAG CTTTCAGAATCTTTGACTTTGCTGATCTCAGAAAAGCTACCATGCAATTTCGTCCAGATAGGATCCTTGGAGAGGGAGGGTTCGGCAGCGTATTTTATG GAAAACTTCAAGATGGACTTGAAGTTGCAATAAAACGTTTCCACAACATGCGGGAAAATTCTCTTAAGCAATTCATGAATGAAATCGAGATCTTAAGACTCTTGCACCATAGAAACCTGGTTTCACTCTACGGCCGCAGCTCTGATGAACATAACGAACTCTTTCTAGTCTATGAGTACGTCCCCAATGGCACTGTCTCTAGACATATTCATGGAGGTAAAATTGAAAAGCTACCATGGCTTACTAGATTGAATATTGCCATAGAAACTGCAACTGCATTGGCATATCTTCATGATTCAGGTATCATACACCGTGATGTAAAAGGAAGTAATATCCTCTTGGATGAAAATTTTTCTGTTAAAGTTGCAGATTTCGGACTCTCACGGTCCCAACCAGATTATGTTACTCATGTGTCAACAGCTCCAGCAGGGACAAATGCCTATATGGATCCGGAATATTTCCAAACAGGCAGGGTTTCCTATAGAAGTGATGTATATAGCTTTGGAGTGGTCTTGTTTGAGCTCATATCATCTAAACCTGCATTTTGGAGGGACGTCCCACACGGCGAGGCGGTTGGCCTCGCTAAGTTTGCAATCATCAAACTGTTAAATAACACATTGAAGGAGCTAGTAGATCCAGATATTGGGTATGATTCAGATAAAGATGTAACGGAAATGGTAACAGCAGTGGCAGAGTTGGCCTTTCAGTGCATTCAGTGTCCTAAAGAGCTTAGACCTTCCATGAAACAGGTGCTGGAGACCCTTGAGGGTATAAAGAAGGGAACATGGGGATTCAACCAGATAACTTAG
- the LOC112802255 gene encoding LEAF RUST 10 DISEASE-RESISTANCEUS RECEPTOR-LIKE PROTEIN KINASE-like 1.4, protein MLVFEFVSNGTLADHLHGKRKKQGTLVPWHTRLNIAIEAASALAYLHNSGIIHRDIKSSKILLDDNLCVKVADFGLSRMLPLVVSTSKEAATFASHASTAPQGTNGYIDPDYFQFHRVCDKSDTYSFGVVLAEIISSLPAVDDTWNPYEVPLLSHLAMNKIQNEALHELVDPCLGFQPDNEIGESITAVAELAFQCLQCPKELRPSMKQVLETLQGIKKGIWGFHQIT, encoded by the coding sequence ATGCTAGTATTTGAATTTGTTTCCAATGGAACTCTGGCCGATCATCTTCATGGAAAGCGTAAGAAACAAGGCACTCTAGTACCCTGGCATACCAGATTGAACATAGCAATTGAGGCTGCAAGTGCATTGGCTTATCTTCATAATTCAGGAATTATTCACCGCGATATAAAATCCTCCAAAATTCTTTTGGATGATAACTTGTGCGTTAAGGTAGCCGATTTTGGCCTTTCGCGCATGCTTCCTTTGGTTGTTTCAACTTCAAAAGAGGCTGCTACTTTTGCTTCTCATGCCTCAACTGCTCCACAAGGAACAAATGGATATATAGACCCTGACTATTTTCAATTTCACAGGGTTTGTGACAAGAGTGATACTTATAGCTTTGGAGTGGTTTTAGCCGAGATTATATCTTCGTTGCCAGCGGTTGATGATACATGGAATCCATATGAGGTACCATTACTGTCTCACCTTGCCATGAACAAAATCCAAAATGAAGCATTGCATGAGTTGGTGGATCCATGCCTTGGTTTTCAACCAGACAATGAGATTGGAGAATCTATAACTGCTGTGGCTGAGTTGGCATTTCAGTGCCTGCAATGTCCTAAGGAACTAAGGCCCTCTATGAAGCAGGTGCTAGAGACTTTGCAGGGTATAAAGAAGGGAATATGGGGATTTCACCAAATAACATAG
- the LOC112802253 gene encoding LEAF RUST 10 DISEASE-RESISTANCEUS RECEPTOR-LIKE PROTEIN KINASE-like 1.4, with the protein MNKVLDPRLGFQSDHKIKQMITAVAELALEWMNSPQELRPNMEQVLEILNGIRQERFEANSEKAFKIFHHAELEEATKHFDTCLGRGGFATVYYGKLKDGREIAVKHFHNETEKSIKQFMKEIEILSLLHHQNLVLLYGGSSRHRKNHLLVYEYISNGTLSKRLQGPSSEKLSWLTRLNIAIETATALVYLHDSGIIHRNVKGSNILLDENLTVKVADFGLSRSLPSSVTHVSTMPVGTHAYIDPDYYESGRVSDRSDVYSFGMVLFELIHRNHLACWMMERVLL; encoded by the exons ATGAACAAGGTGTTGGATCCAAGACTTGGCTTCCAATCAGACCATAAAATCAAGCAGATGATAACTGCTGTAGCAGAGCTTGCACTTGAGTGGATGAATTCTCCACAAGAACTAAGGCCAAACATGGAACAAGTGCTAGAGATCCTCAATGGTATAAGACAAGAGAGATTTGAAGCAAACTCAGAAAAAG CTTTTAAAATCTTCCACCATGCTGAACTTGAAGAAGCAACTAAACATTTTGACACTTGCCTTGGAAGGGGAGGGTTTGCCACTGTCTACTATG GAAAACTTAAGGATGGGCGTGAAATTGCAGTAAAACATTTCCACAACGAGACAGAAAAGTCCATCAAGCAATTCATGAAAGAAATAGAGATCTTAAGTCTCTTGCATCATCAAAATTTGGTGTTACTTTATGGCGGCAGCTCTCGTCACAGGAAGAACCATCTTCTAGTGTATGAGTACATCTCCAACGGCACCCTTTCTAAACGTCTTCAAGGACCTTCCAGTGAAAAGTTATCATGGCTTACTAGATTGAACATTGCCATTGAAACTGCAACTGCATTAGTATATCTTCATGATTCAGGCATCATCCATCGCAATGTGAAAGGAAGCAACATTCTCTTGGATGAAAACTTGACTGTTAAGGTTGCGGATTTtggactctcaaggtcacttccaaGTTCTGTTACACATGTTTCAACCATGCCAGTGGGAACTCACGCTTACATAGATCCAGATTACTATGAATCTGGAAGAGTTAGTGATAGAAGCGATGTCTACAGCTTTGGCATGGTCTTGTTTGAGCTCATACATCGAAACCACCTAGCTTGTTGGATGATGGAGAGAGTGTTACTCTAG
- the LOC112802249 gene encoding proline-rich receptor-like protein kinase PERK8 isoform X2 codes for MRLRCNLLQCCFTSSSSNGVIQIKGKIFPYLILAQATNNFNKRNCLGKIGLKNLYYGKLRDGCEIVIERVSSNDKRQIFQQFLNEILVSNILDHKNLVTFRGYAFHHEEFLVAHEYLSNGTLAAYLECEIQHNKCTLPLLTRMEIAIDIANALSYLHKNGIIHHNINSSNILLDKNMCAKVAGLHLSRKLPEDVSVNATSIVSISSDIAKNCVYIDPEYVSHGRVSTKNDVYSFGVVLCDLISSKLAKYWESRDGESIAVLLGRNIENQALDKVLDPRTGFQSDHKIMQVMTAMAELALNCMGFPQEQRPNMEQVLDILNGKRLERYKTIEAFRIFDFADLRKATMQFRPDRILGEGGFGSVFYGKLQDGLEVAIKRFHNMRENSLKQFMNEIEILRLLHHRNLVSLYGRSSDEHNELFLVYEYVPNGTVSRHIHGDFGLSRSQPDYVTHVSTAPAGTNAYMDPEYFQTGRVSYRSDVYSFGVVLFELISSKPAFWRDVPHGEAVGLAKFAIIKLLNNTLKELVDPDIGYDSDKDVTEMVTAVAELAFQCIQCPKELRPSMKQVLETLEGIKKGTWGFNQIT; via the exons ATGAGGTTGAGGTGTAATCTTCTTCAGTGCTGCTTCACTAGCAGTTCTTCAAATGGTGTTATTCAGATAAAGGGGAAAATCTTCCCCTACTTGATACTTGCACAAGcaacaaataattttaataaacgTAATTGTCTTGGAAAGATAGGCTTGAAGAATCTATATTATG GCAAACTTAGAGATGGGTGTGAGATTGTAATTGAAAGAGTATCTTCCAATGACAAGAGGCAAATATTTCAGCAGTTCCTCAATGAAATTTTGGTTTCGAATATCCTGGATCACAAAAATCTCGTGACATTTCGCGGTTATGCCTTTCATCATGAGGAATTCCTGGTAGCACATGAATATCTCTCCAATGGCACTCTTGCTGCTTATCTTGAATGTGAAATCCAACATAATAAATGCACATTACCTTTGCTTACTCGAATGGAAATTGCCATCGATATTGCAAACGCATTGAGCTATCTTCACAAGAATGGCATCATCCACCATAACATAAACTCCAGCAATATTCTGCTAGATAAGAACATGTGTGCTAAAGTTGCTGGCTTGCACTTATCAAGGAAACTTCCAGAGGATGTTTCTGTCAATGCCACCAGCATTGTTTCAATTTCAAGTGATATAGCAAAAAATTGTGTTTACATTGACCCAGAGTATGTGTCTCATGGCAGAGTCAGCACCAAGAATGATGTTTATAGCTTCGGAGTAGTGTTGTGCGATTTGATATCATCCAAGCTTGCTAAGTATTGGGAAAGTCGTGACGGAGAAAGTATTGCTGTCCTTTTAGGCAGAAATATTGAAAATCAAGCTTTGGACAAGGTATTGGATCCAAGAACTGGCTTCCAATCAGACCATAAGATCATGCAGGTGATGACTGCAATGGCGGAGCTTGCACTTAATTGCATGGGATTTCCACAAGAACAAAGGCCAAATATGGAACAGGTGCTAGATATCCTCAATGGCAAGAGACTAGAGAGATATAAAACAATAGAAG CTTTCAGAATCTTTGACTTTGCTGATCTCAGAAAAGCTACCATGCAATTTCGTCCAGATAGGATCCTTGGAGAGGGAGGGTTCGGCAGCGTATTTTATG GAAAACTTCAAGATGGACTTGAAGTTGCAATAAAACGTTTCCACAACATGCGGGAAAATTCTCTTAAGCAATTCATGAATGAAATCGAGATCTTAAGACTCTTGCACCATAGAAACCTGGTTTCACTCTACGGCCGCAGCTCTGATGAACATAACGAACTCTTTCTAGTCTATGAGTACGTCCCCAATGGCACTGTCTCTAGACATATTCATGGAG ATTTCGGACTCTCACGGTCCCAACCAGATTATGTTACTCATGTGTCAACAGCTCCAGCAGGGACAAATGCCTATATGGATCCGGAATATTTCCAAACAGGCAGGGTTTCCTATAGAAGTGATGTATATAGCTTTGGAGTGGTCTTGTTTGAGCTCATATCATCTAAACCTGCATTTTGGAGGGACGTCCCACACGGCGAGGCGGTTGGCCTCGCTAAGTTTGCAATCATCAAACTGTTAAATAACACATTGAAGGAGCTAGTAGATCCAGATATTGGGTATGATTCAGATAAAGATGTAACGGAAATGGTAACAGCAGTGGCAGAGTTGGCCTTTCAGTGCATTCAGTGTCCTAAAGAGCTTAGACCTTCCATGAAACAGGTGCTGGAGACCCTTGAGGGTATAAAGAAGGGAACATGGGGATTCAACCAGATAACTTAG
- the LOC112802249 gene encoding LEAF RUST 10 DISEASE-RESISTANCEUS RECEPTOR-LIKE PROTEIN KINASE-like 1.1 isoform X3, with translation MEIAIDIANALSYLHKNGIIHHNINSSNILLDKNMCAKVAGLHLSRKLPEDVSVNATSIVSISSDIAKNCVYIDPEYVSHGRVSTKNDVYSFGVVLCDLISSKLAKYWESRDGESIAVLLGRNIENQALDKVLDPRTGFQSDHKIMQVMTAMAELALNCMGFPQEQRPNMEQVLDILNGKRLERYKTIEAFRIFDFADLRKATMQFRPDRILGEGGFGSVFYGKLQDGLEVAIKRFHNMRENSLKQFMNEIEILRLLHHRNLVSLYGRSSDEHNELFLVYEYVPNGTVSRHIHGGKIEKLPWLTRLNIAIETATALAYLHDSGIIHRDVKGSNILLDENFSVKVADFGLSRSQPDYVTHVSTAPAGTNAYMDPEYFQTGRVSYRSDVYSFGVVLFELISSKPAFWRDVPHGEAVGLAKFAIIKLLNNTLKELVDPDIGYDSDKDVTEMVTAVAELAFQCIQCPKELRPSMKQVLETLEGIKKGTWGFNQIT, from the exons ATGGAAATTGCCATCGATATTGCAAACGCATTGAGCTATCTTCACAAGAATGGCATCATCCACCATAACATAAACTCCAGCAATATTCTGCTAGATAAGAACATGTGTGCTAAAGTTGCTGGCTTGCACTTATCAAGGAAACTTCCAGAGGATGTTTCTGTCAATGCCACCAGCATTGTTTCAATTTCAAGTGATATAGCAAAAAATTGTGTTTACATTGACCCAGAGTATGTGTCTCATGGCAGAGTCAGCACCAAGAATGATGTTTATAGCTTCGGAGTAGTGTTGTGCGATTTGATATCATCCAAGCTTGCTAAGTATTGGGAAAGTCGTGACGGAGAAAGTATTGCTGTCCTTTTAGGCAGAAATATTGAAAATCAAGCTTTGGACAAGGTATTGGATCCAAGAACTGGCTTCCAATCAGACCATAAGATCATGCAGGTGATGACTGCAATGGCGGAGCTTGCACTTAATTGCATGGGATTTCCACAAGAACAAAGGCCAAATATGGAACAGGTGCTAGATATCCTCAATGGCAAGAGACTAGAGAGATATAAAACAATAGAAG CTTTCAGAATCTTTGACTTTGCTGATCTCAGAAAAGCTACCATGCAATTTCGTCCAGATAGGATCCTTGGAGAGGGAGGGTTCGGCAGCGTATTTTATG GAAAACTTCAAGATGGACTTGAAGTTGCAATAAAACGTTTCCACAACATGCGGGAAAATTCTCTTAAGCAATTCATGAATGAAATCGAGATCTTAAGACTCTTGCACCATAGAAACCTGGTTTCACTCTACGGCCGCAGCTCTGATGAACATAACGAACTCTTTCTAGTCTATGAGTACGTCCCCAATGGCACTGTCTCTAGACATATTCATGGAGGTAAAATTGAAAAGCTACCATGGCTTACTAGATTGAATATTGCCATAGAAACTGCAACTGCATTGGCATATCTTCATGATTCAGGTATCATACACCGTGATGTAAAAGGAAGTAATATCCTCTTGGATGAAAATTTTTCTGTTAAAGTTGCAGATTTCGGACTCTCACGGTCCCAACCAGATTATGTTACTCATGTGTCAACAGCTCCAGCAGGGACAAATGCCTATATGGATCCGGAATATTTCCAAACAGGCAGGGTTTCCTATAGAAGTGATGTATATAGCTTTGGAGTGGTCTTGTTTGAGCTCATATCATCTAAACCTGCATTTTGGAGGGACGTCCCACACGGCGAGGCGGTTGGCCTCGCTAAGTTTGCAATCATCAAACTGTTAAATAACACATTGAAGGAGCTAGTAGATCCAGATATTGGGTATGATTCAGATAAAGATGTAACGGAAATGGTAACAGCAGTGGCAGAGTTGGCCTTTCAGTGCATTCAGTGTCCTAAAGAGCTTAGACCTTCCATGAAACAGGTGCTGGAGACCCTTGAGGGTATAAAGAAGGGAACATGGGGATTCAACCAGATAACTTAG
- the LOC112802251 gene encoding LEAF RUST 10 DISEASE-RESISTANCEUS RECEPTOR-LIKE PROTEIN KINASE-like 1.2, which produces MPILSFVSQCFFFPNGSGSKHHTLHPIIGSEVKGGSKLVPLDSEEPSSGDDEQHVVPLDSKVQRIWDEPMVPVISDELPSDHDQNQSLLLVDSVCCHINEVFEYSELEEATNNFDPSRKLGSGGYGTVYFGILKDGRHVAIKQLHKDMLRSLRLHDENSESNDRVTKFSNEFAILSHLKHGNLVQLYGCTSPQSHEVLLVQEYIPNGTAADHLLNRSSPPWSTRLNIAIQTAEALAYLHSSSIIHRNVKTSNILLDINLNAKVADFGLSRLFPEGVTHVSTDPAGTPGYVDPEYYEHGHLSEKSDVYSFGVILLELITSLPAYSEDDREPFLSNFAMVRISCGRLQSIVDRDLGFESDDWNTKTITAVAELACKCLQSQSKLRPSMEEVLNSLVRIKSC; this is translated from the exons ATGCCAATTCTCTCATTTGTATCTCAGTGTTTCTTCTTCCCTAATGGTAGTGGAAGTAAACACCACACTTTACATCCAATTATTGGTTCTGAGGTGAAGGGAGGAAGCAAATTGGTGCCTCTGGATTCTGAGGAACCAAGTAGTGGTGATGATGAACAACATGTAGTGCCTCTGGATTCTAAGGTTCAAAGAATCTGGGATGAACCAATGGTTCCTGTGATCTCTGATGAGTTACCAAGTGACCATGATCAAAATCAATCACTTTTGTTGGTTGATTCTGTGTGCTGCCACATAAATGAGGTGTTTGAGTATTCTGAACTTGAAGAAGCCACCAACAATTTTGACCCTAGTAGAAAACTTGGATCTGGAGGGTATGGGACAGTTTATTTTG GAATACTCAAAGATGGACGTCATGTGGCAATAAAGCAGTTGCACAAAGACATGCTGAGGAGTTTAAGGTTGCATGACGAGAATTCCGAGAGCAATGATAGAGTCACCAAGTTCTCAAACGAATTTGCCATCTTATCTCACTTGAAGCATGGAAATCTTGTCCAGCTATATGGCTGCACCTCTCCTCAGAGCCATGAAGTACTGCTTGTGCAAGAGTACATTCCCAATGGAACCGCTGCAGATCATCTTCTCAACAGGAGCTCTCCTCCGTGGTCTACGCGACTAAACATCGCCATACAGACTGCAGAAGCATTGGCTTATCTACACAGTTCTAGCATAATCCACCGCAATGTGAAAACTAGCAACATTCTGCTTGACATAAATTTGAATGCTAAAGTTGCAGACTTTGGATTATCGCGCCTTTTCCCAGAAGGTGTAACTCATGTTTCCACTGATCCTGCTGGGACTCCGGGTTATGTTGATCCAGAGTACTATGAGCATGGCCATCTTTCTGAGAAGAGCGATGTGTATAGTTTCGGAGTAATATTGCTTGAGCTGATAACATCCCTGCCAGCATATAGTGAGGACGATAGAGAGCCTTTTCTTTCCAACTTTGCCATGGTTAGAATAAGCTGTGGGAGACTCCAGAGTATTGTTGACCGAGATCTTGGATTTGAGTCAGATGATTGGAATACTAAAACAATTACCGCAGTGGCAGAGTTGGCGTGTAAGTGTCTTCAGAGCCAAAGTAAATTGAGACCTTCCATGGAAGAGGTGTTGAATAGCCTTGTGAGAATTAAAAGTTGTTGA